In Zingiber officinale cultivar Zhangliang chromosome 8B, Zo_v1.1, whole genome shotgun sequence, a single genomic region encodes these proteins:
- the LOC122014929 gene encoding uncharacterized protein LOC122014929 isoform X4 — translation MCPSSFMQTFQCRDNLIHTSAVSDYDLGGDGDLFNAPKPIVEESLLAVNPLSAALSMISGYGSSITDETIQISDMKSIENEDLLCEVLNDWKGDLVSKSVTNVPTLEASNIPVSAPLTEGSSVEGSLQKSISTECLSTVDGANPSSVEPCLLGLHEMNFESAFGIRRAYSEGDIEILRTNNPVHGIMNTFPSLEFLASVEDAKTEEKIEARRIKLSRYRKKRTSRNYGRKIKQYACRKALADCQPRVRGRFVKIEDKSATSSKL, via the exons ATGTGCCCTTCATCTTTCATGCAAACATTCCAGTGCAGG GATAACCTGATCCATACATCTGCTGTCTCTGACTATGACCTTGGAGGAGATGGAGATCTGTTCAATGCCCCGAAACCCATAGTAGAAGAATCATTACTTGCAGTGAATCCTTTGTCTGCTGCTCTATCAATGATCTCTGGCTATGGAAGTTCTATTACAGATGAAACAATACAAATTTCAGATATGAAATCAATTGAAAATGAAGATCTCTTATGTGAGGTGCTCAATGACTGGAAGGGAGACCTCGTTTCAAAGTCAGTCACAAATGTGCCTACTCTTGAGGCATCAAATATTCCGGTTTCTGCACCGCTGACAGAGGGTTCTTCTGTAGAGGGATCTTTGCAGAAGAGTATCAGTACAGAGTGTTTAAGCACAGTGGATGGTGCTAACCCTTCCAGTGTTGAACCATGTTTGCTTGGCTTGCATGAAATGAATTTTGAGTCTGCTTTTGGCATAAGGAGAGCATACAGTGAAGGGGATATCGAG ATTCTTCGAACTAATAACCCAGTTCATGGTATCATGAACACTTTTCCTTCTCTTGAGTTTTTAGCATCCGTAGAGGATGCGAAGACCGAGGAGAAGATTGAAGCAAGGAGGATAAAGCTTTCTAGGTACAGGAAGAAAAGGACAAGTAGAAACTATGGAAGAAAGATCAAG CAGTACGCGTGCAGAAAGGCTCTAGCAGACTGTCAGCCTCGTGTCCGTGGAAGGTTTgtgaagatagaagacaagaGTGCTACGAGTAGTAAGCTGTAA
- the LOC122014929 gene encoding uncharacterized protein LOC122014929 isoform X1, producing MDNMLVSYKEVLLLATFMLDVLARTPQPEEILTHGYEAEVSWKIKLDNLIHTSAVSDYDLGGDGDLFNAPKPIVEESLLAVNPLSAALSMISGYGSSITDETIQISDMKSIENEDLLCEVLNDWKGDLVSKSVTNVPTLEASNIPVSAPLTEGSSVEGSLQKSISTECLSTVDGANPSSVEPCLLGLHEMNFESAFGIRRAYSEGDIEILRTNNPVHGIMNTFPSLEFLASVEDAKTEEKIEARRIKLSRYRKKRTSRNYGRKIKQYACRKALADCQPRVRGRFVKIEDKSATSSKL from the exons ATGGACAATATGCTTGTAAGCTATAAAGAAGTCCTCTTACTTGCTACCTTCATGCTAGATGTTCTTGCGAGAACACCACAACCTGAAGAAATACTCACTCATGGCTATGAAGCTGAAGTCAGTTGGAAGATAAAATTG GATAACCTGATCCATACATCTGCTGTCTCTGACTATGACCTTGGAGGAGATGGAGATCTGTTCAATGCCCCGAAACCCATAGTAGAAGAATCATTACTTGCAGTGAATCCTTTGTCTGCTGCTCTATCAATGATCTCTGGCTATGGAAGTTCTATTACAGATGAAACAATACAAATTTCAGATATGAAATCAATTGAAAATGAAGATCTCTTATGTGAGGTGCTCAATGACTGGAAGGGAGACCTCGTTTCAAAGTCAGTCACAAATGTGCCTACTCTTGAGGCATCAAATATTCCGGTTTCTGCACCGCTGACAGAGGGTTCTTCTGTAGAGGGATCTTTGCAGAAGAGTATCAGTACAGAGTGTTTAAGCACAGTGGATGGTGCTAACCCTTCCAGTGTTGAACCATGTTTGCTTGGCTTGCATGAAATGAATTTTGAGTCTGCTTTTGGCATAAGGAGAGCATACAGTGAAGGGGATATCGAG ATTCTTCGAACTAATAACCCAGTTCATGGTATCATGAACACTTTTCCTTCTCTTGAGTTTTTAGCATCCGTAGAGGATGCGAAGACCGAGGAGAAGATTGAAGCAAGGAGGATAAAGCTTTCTAGGTACAGGAAGAAAAGGACAAGTAGAAACTATGGAAGAAAGATCAAG CAGTACGCGTGCAGAAAGGCTCTAGCAGACTGTCAGCCTCGTGTCCGTGGAAGGTTTgtgaagatagaagacaagaGTGCTACGAGTAGTAAGCTGTAA
- the LOC122014929 gene encoding zinc finger protein CONSTANS-LIKE 9-like isoform X2, whose translation MDNMLVSYKEVLLLATFMLDVLARTPQPEEILTHGYEAEVSWKIKLDNLIHTSAVSDYDLGGDGDLFNAPKPIVEESLLAVNPLSAALSMISGYGSSITDETIQISDMKSIENEDLLCEVLNDWKGDLVSKSVTNVPTLEASNIPVSAPLTEGSSVEGSLQKSISTECLSTVDGANPSSVEPCLLGLHEMNFESAFGIRRAYSEGDIEILRTNNPVHGIMNTFPSLEFLASVEDAKTEEKIEARRIKLSRYRKKRTSRNYGRKIKYACRKALADCQPRVRGRFVKIEDKSATSSKL comes from the exons ATGGACAATATGCTTGTAAGCTATAAAGAAGTCCTCTTACTTGCTACCTTCATGCTAGATGTTCTTGCGAGAACACCACAACCTGAAGAAATACTCACTCATGGCTATGAAGCTGAAGTCAGTTGGAAGATAAAATTG GATAACCTGATCCATACATCTGCTGTCTCTGACTATGACCTTGGAGGAGATGGAGATCTGTTCAATGCCCCGAAACCCATAGTAGAAGAATCATTACTTGCAGTGAATCCTTTGTCTGCTGCTCTATCAATGATCTCTGGCTATGGAAGTTCTATTACAGATGAAACAATACAAATTTCAGATATGAAATCAATTGAAAATGAAGATCTCTTATGTGAGGTGCTCAATGACTGGAAGGGAGACCTCGTTTCAAAGTCAGTCACAAATGTGCCTACTCTTGAGGCATCAAATATTCCGGTTTCTGCACCGCTGACAGAGGGTTCTTCTGTAGAGGGATCTTTGCAGAAGAGTATCAGTACAGAGTGTTTAAGCACAGTGGATGGTGCTAACCCTTCCAGTGTTGAACCATGTTTGCTTGGCTTGCATGAAATGAATTTTGAGTCTGCTTTTGGCATAAGGAGAGCATACAGTGAAGGGGATATCGAG ATTCTTCGAACTAATAACCCAGTTCATGGTATCATGAACACTTTTCCTTCTCTTGAGTTTTTAGCATCCGTAGAGGATGCGAAGACCGAGGAGAAGATTGAAGCAAGGAGGATAAAGCTTTCTAGGTACAGGAAGAAAAGGACAAGTAGAAACTATGGAAGAAAGATCAAG TACGCGTGCAGAAAGGCTCTAGCAGACTGTCAGCCTCGTGTCCGTGGAAGGTTTgtgaagatagaagacaagaGTGCTACGAGTAGTAAGCTGTAA
- the LOC122014929 gene encoding uncharacterized protein LOC122014929 isoform X3 — protein sequence MYADLGLLLPVLQGLPQEISWGDHRLTPLPSSPDLLSISLDNLIHTSAVSDYDLGGDGDLFNAPKPIVEESLLAVNPLSAALSMISGYGSSITDETIQISDMKSIENEDLLCEVLNDWKGDLVSKSVTNVPTLEASNIPVSAPLTEGSSVEGSLQKSISTECLSTVDGANPSSVEPCLLGLHEMNFESAFGIRRAYSEGDIEILRTNNPVHGIMNTFPSLEFLASVEDAKTEEKIEARRIKLSRYRKKRTSRNYGRKIKQYACRKALADCQPRVRGRFVKIEDKSATSSKL from the exons ATGTATGCCGACCTGGGGCTGCTGTTACCCGTCCTGCAGGGCCTGCCGCAGGAGATATCTTGGGGCGACCACCGTCTCACACCATTGCCGTCTTCCCCAGACTTGCTCTCCATCAGCTTG GATAACCTGATCCATACATCTGCTGTCTCTGACTATGACCTTGGAGGAGATGGAGATCTGTTCAATGCCCCGAAACCCATAGTAGAAGAATCATTACTTGCAGTGAATCCTTTGTCTGCTGCTCTATCAATGATCTCTGGCTATGGAAGTTCTATTACAGATGAAACAATACAAATTTCAGATATGAAATCAATTGAAAATGAAGATCTCTTATGTGAGGTGCTCAATGACTGGAAGGGAGACCTCGTTTCAAAGTCAGTCACAAATGTGCCTACTCTTGAGGCATCAAATATTCCGGTTTCTGCACCGCTGACAGAGGGTTCTTCTGTAGAGGGATCTTTGCAGAAGAGTATCAGTACAGAGTGTTTAAGCACAGTGGATGGTGCTAACCCTTCCAGTGTTGAACCATGTTTGCTTGGCTTGCATGAAATGAATTTTGAGTCTGCTTTTGGCATAAGGAGAGCATACAGTGAAGGGGATATCGAG ATTCTTCGAACTAATAACCCAGTTCATGGTATCATGAACACTTTTCCTTCTCTTGAGTTTTTAGCATCCGTAGAGGATGCGAAGACCGAGGAGAAGATTGAAGCAAGGAGGATAAAGCTTTCTAGGTACAGGAAGAAAAGGACAAGTAGAAACTATGGAAGAAAGATCAAG CAGTACGCGTGCAGAAAGGCTCTAGCAGACTGTCAGCCTCGTGTCCGTGGAAGGTTTgtgaagatagaagacaagaGTGCTACGAGTAGTAAGCTGTAA